In one Xyrauchen texanus isolate HMW12.3.18 chromosome 18, RBS_HiC_50CHRs, whole genome shotgun sequence genomic region, the following are encoded:
- the marco gene encoding macrophage receptor MARCO, with product METEVDAFEGKATFLSQANPLYDNNMKLFEADHYDIQNKELRSEKPERKQCCIPVLIIVILLLIALNSLLAYKVFTLEAWVHSHCILDDDASTDKQISTSQAVNLGSSISNQHSEHECLSHLCGEEGTLEQLRIQINQFNLTAQRAMVCLPGPPGPPGHFGPQGLPGPPGIPGIPGGKGDTGPLGKAGELGPPGEKGEKGDSGVAGVRGPDGITGAPGIPGLKGDTGERGMQGLPGADGHPGLDGMTGISGDPGYPGTPGPKGDTGPSGERGDFGPPGPRGPPGPEGPSGLQGPPGEKGSPGPKGDIGLGIPGSPGQSGQKGDNGLPGVPGPIGLNGEKGSKGDSGIPGIPGQKGEPGPNGEKINIGPPAVVRLVGTASRGRLEVFHKNVWGTVCDDAFDSVDALVVCKMLGFQRSNQVYTATPGIGEIWMDDLRCTGQEKSIFDCPHSGMGIHNCDHGEDVGVNCI from the exons ATGGAGACAGAAGTGGATGCTTTTGAAGGAAAGGCCACCTTTCTCAGCCAGGCAAATCCTCTGTATGACAACAACATGAAGCTGTTTGAGGCCGACCACTACGACATCCAGAACAAAG AGCTGAGGTCTGAGAAACCAGAACGCAAACAGTGCTGTATTCCTGTTCTCATTATTGTCATCCTCCTGCTGATTGCACTTAATTCTTTGCTGGCTTATAAAG TTTTCACTCTGGAGGCTTGGGTTCACTCTCACTGTATATTGGATGATGATGCCAGCACAGATAAACAGATATCTACAAGTCAAGCGGTCAACCTAGGCAGCTCTATCTCAAACCAGCACTCTGAG caTGAGTGTCTTTCTCATCTGTGTGGGGAGGAAGGAACTCTAGAGCAACTGAGGATCCAAATAAACCAGTTCAACTTAACTGCACAAAGAG CCATGGTTTGTCTACCTGGTCCACCTGGCCCGCCAGGACATTTTGGACCTCAAGGATTACCAG GTCCTCCAGGTATACCAGGGATACCGGGGGGGAAAGGAGACACTGGGCCACTAG gtaagGCAGGTGAGCTTGGACCTCCAGGTGAAAAAGGAGAGAAAGGCGACTCGGGTGTGGCAGGGGTGAGGGGGCCAGATGGTATCACGGGTGCACCTG GTATTCCTGGCTTGAAGGGAGACACAGGAGAAAGAGGCATGCAAG GTTTACCCGGTGCTGATGGGCATCCCGGATTAGATGGAATGACTGGCATTTCAGGAGATCCGGGATATCCGGGAACTCCGG GGCCTAAAGGAGACACAGGACCTAGTGGTGAACGGGGAGACTTTGGTCCTCCAGGGCCTAGAG GGCCTCCTGGTCCAGAAGGACCTAGTGGTCTGCAAGGACCACCTGGAGAAAAAGGTTCACCTGGACCCAAGGGAGACATTGGCCTTGGCATTCCAG GGAGCCCAGGACAATCGGGACAAAAGGGAGATAATGGCTTGCCAG GTGTCCCTGGACCTATAGGACTGAATGGAGAGAAGGGCAGTAAAGGAGATTCAG GAATCCCGGGTATTCCAGGGCAGAAGGGAGAGCCAG GTCCAAATGGTGAAAAAATCAACATAGGTCCCCCAG CTGTTGTTCGTTTAGTGGGAACCGCCAGCCGTGGAAGATTGGAGGTGTTTCATAAGAATGTTTGGGGAACAGTGTGTGATGACGCATTTGACAGTGTGGATGCTTTGGTGGTGTGCAAGATGCTGGGCTTCCAGAGGTCCAACCAAGTGTACACGGCCACTCCAG GAATCGGAGAGATCTGGATGGATGATTTGAGATGTACCGGGCAGGAGAAGAGCATATTTGACTGTCCACATTCAGGAATGGGAATTCATAACTGTGACCACGGAGAGGATGTGGGAGTTAACTGTATTTGA